A genomic stretch from Antarcticibacterium flavum includes:
- a CDS encoding efflux RND transporter periplasmic adaptor subunit: MDIPLKKKRFTTKKVSIIIGVVLLLSLIAFAFISSGGASKLNVNEERLSVDTVQEGIFQENIPVNGVVLPISTIYLDAIEGGRVEEIFVEDGEIMKAGEPVLRLSNTDLELSLVNQETQVYNLLTQMQISQNAARQNTINRLNQLTDVENSLIEAERVYNLNQRLYKKDAIGRQDLLESENNYKYQKQRMDLAREVLAQDSISTQQEMGQAQNSYGRTQKALELMRKKVEDLIVRAPVDGQLTSLDAEIGQSKTKGERLGQVDVVTGYKVRVDIDEHYISRIYAGQQGSFKINGRDFTLEIKKVYTQVTNGRFQVDMFFEGEVPEGIRRGQTLQIRLALSQEKEALLVSKGGFFQQTGGNWIFKLSEDGKTAYKVDIQLGSQNTEYYEVLQGLQPGDRVITSSYDNFGNIEELILN; the protein is encoded by the coding sequence ATGGATATACCTCTTAAAAAGAAGCGGTTTACAACTAAAAAGGTAAGTATTATAATAGGCGTTGTTTTGCTGCTAAGCTTAATAGCCTTTGCTTTTATTTCTTCTGGCGGAGCATCAAAATTAAATGTAAATGAGGAGAGACTGTCTGTCGATACTGTTCAGGAGGGGATATTCCAGGAAAATATCCCGGTTAATGGGGTTGTACTACCCATAAGCACCATTTACCTGGATGCTATTGAGGGAGGTAGGGTAGAGGAGATCTTTGTAGAGGACGGCGAGATTATGAAAGCGGGGGAACCTGTATTGCGACTTTCCAATACAGATCTTGAACTAAGTTTGGTAAATCAGGAAACGCAGGTATACAACCTGCTAACACAAATGCAGATCTCGCAGAATGCAGCAAGGCAAAATACTATAAACAGGTTAAACCAATTAACAGATGTTGAAAACAGTCTTATAGAAGCAGAAAGAGTCTATAACCTAAATCAAAGGCTTTATAAGAAAGATGCGATAGGCCGGCAGGATTTGCTGGAGTCTGAAAATAACTATAAGTACCAGAAGCAGCGTATGGATCTTGCCAGGGAAGTTTTGGCGCAGGATTCCATCTCGACGCAACAGGAAATGGGACAGGCCCAGAATTCCTATGGCAGGACACAGAAAGCCCTTGAGTTAATGCGGAAGAAAGTGGAGGATCTTATTGTAAGGGCTCCGGTAGACGGGCAATTAACCTCGCTGGATGCCGAGATTGGCCAGTCCAAGACCAAGGGAGAAAGACTGGGGCAGGTAGATGTTGTTACCGGATATAAGGTACGTGTGGATATTGACGAACATTATATCTCCAGGATTTATGCCGGGCAGCAGGGAAGCTTTAAGATCAACGGAAGGGATTTTACCCTGGAGATCAAAAAAGTCTACACTCAGGTGACCAACGGTAGGTTCCAGGTGGATATGTTTTTTGAAGGAGAGGTTCCTGAAGGGATTCGTCGGGGCCAAACCCTGCAAATTCGACTGGCGTTAAGCCAGGAAAAAGAGGCGCTTCTGGTCTCAAAGGGCGGATTTTTTCAGCAAACCGGCGGGAACTGGATATTTAAGCTGAGTGAGGATGGAAAAACAGCTTATAAAGTTGACATACAACTTGGCAGCCAGAATACCGAATATTATGAAGTACTGCAGGGGTTACAACCGGGTGACCGGGTTATTACCTCAAGCTATGACAACTTTGGAAATATTGAAGAGCTCATTTTAAATTAG
- a CDS encoding ABC transporter ATP-binding protein produces the protein MIKISNLEKYYRTEEVQTIALNKLSFEVKEGEFVAIMGPSGCGKSTLLNILGLLDDPDGGSFLFDGIEVAGYNERKRSQLRKHNIGFVFQSFNLIDELTVFENVELPLIYTGVKPAERKARVHEVLEKMQIMHRRKHFPQQLSGGQQQRVAVARAVVNNPKLILADEPTGNLDSSNGNEVMDLLTELNEAGTTIIMVTHSEHDAKFSHRIIRMLDGEKVTENVLVNA, from the coding sequence ATGATTAAAATTTCCAATCTTGAGAAATATTACCGGACAGAAGAGGTCCAAACCATCGCCCTTAACAAACTTTCATTTGAAGTGAAAGAAGGAGAATTTGTAGCTATTATGGGGCCTTCGGGCTGCGGGAAATCAACTCTGCTCAATATCCTTGGGTTACTCGATGACCCAGATGGAGGTAGCTTTTTATTCGACGGAATTGAAGTAGCGGGATATAATGAACGCAAACGCTCTCAATTGCGCAAGCACAATATTGGTTTCGTATTCCAGAGTTTTAACCTCATTGATGAACTTACCGTTTTTGAGAATGTGGAACTTCCCTTGATCTACACCGGGGTTAAACCAGCTGAGAGGAAAGCGCGGGTACACGAGGTGCTGGAAAAAATGCAGATCATGCACCGCCGCAAGCATTTCCCGCAGCAACTCTCCGGAGGGCAACAGCAAAGAGTGGCCGTAGCCAGGGCAGTAGTGAACAATCCAAAACTTATCCTGGCAGATGAGCCTACAGGAAACCTGGACAGCAGCAATGGGAACGAGGTAATGGACCTGCTCACAGAATTAAACGAAGCCGGAACCACCATCATCATGGTAACCCACAGTGAACACGACGCAAAATTCAGCCACCGTATCATCAGGATGCTGGATGGGGAGAAAGTGACAGAAAATGTTCTTGTAAACGCCTAA
- a CDS encoding serine hydrolase domain-containing protein, which produces MKNFITLLFLVSGILLHAQTQEQNKKLDSLFDRIDAKDLAMGSISIFSNGKEAYTRSIGYLDLANQTPANSNTAYRIGSVTKTFTAVVIMQLIEEGKLEAGTRLSAYFPQVPNSDKITVEHLLRHQSGLFNITDDEDFRQWMLSPQSREAMLKRMLKNGTLFMPAEKTEYSNTNYLLLSYIAEGIEVKRYAEIVKQRIIDKLALKNTFYGGKIVPEKNQARSYAHTENGWELTPETDMSVPIGAGAMVSTPADLNKFYWNLFEGNLLSRASLDKMKTIEDGMGIGLMKLPLEEYEVYGHGGGIDGFSSVVVHFPQEKITAAFTSNGSFYQIHNLLIGTLKIIMGQDYELPETSPTIELQPEALEKYLGTYSSPDLPMKINIYREDLTLIAKATGQSPIHLNAVGEDIFKEEQLMLKLTFFPAEDKMLLEQGGQKAELRRE; this is translated from the coding sequence ATGAAAAACTTCATCACACTACTGTTCCTGGTTTCAGGTATACTGCTCCACGCGCAAACACAGGAACAAAACAAAAAACTTGACAGTTTGTTCGACAGGATCGACGCCAAGGACCTGGCAATGGGAAGTATCTCCATCTTCTCCAATGGAAAGGAGGCGTACACGCGCAGCATCGGGTACCTGGACTTAGCGAACCAAACCCCCGCAAACAGCAACACCGCTTATAGAATTGGATCTGTTACAAAAACCTTTACAGCGGTGGTGATAATGCAGCTTATAGAAGAAGGGAAGCTTGAGGCTGGGACGAGACTTTCAGCATATTTCCCGCAGGTGCCAAATTCAGATAAGATCACCGTGGAACATTTGCTGAGGCACCAGAGCGGACTCTTTAATATCACAGATGATGAAGATTTCAGGCAGTGGATGTTATCGCCGCAATCCAGGGAAGCAATGCTGAAGCGTATGCTGAAGAACGGCACTCTTTTTATGCCTGCGGAAAAAACCGAATATTCCAACACCAATTATTTGCTGCTTTCTTACATAGCTGAAGGAATTGAAGTTAAACGCTATGCTGAAATAGTAAAGCAAAGGATCATCGATAAGCTAGCTTTGAAGAACACCTTTTACGGCGGAAAAATTGTTCCTGAAAAGAACCAGGCCAGGTCCTACGCACATACCGAAAACGGTTGGGAACTCACTCCCGAAACAGATATGAGTGTACCCATAGGAGCAGGCGCAATGGTTTCAACGCCAGCAGATCTTAACAAGTTTTACTGGAATTTATTCGAGGGGAATCTTCTCTCCCGTGCCTCACTGGACAAGATGAAAACAATCGAAGATGGGATGGGAATAGGATTGATGAAATTACCGCTGGAGGAATATGAAGTATATGGCCACGGTGGCGGGATAGATGGTTTTTCCTCTGTAGTCGTTCATTTTCCTCAAGAGAAGATCACAGCAGCTTTTACTTCCAATGGATCATTTTATCAAATCCATAACCTTTTAATTGGCACATTAAAAATAATAATGGGCCAGGATTACGAACTACCTGAAACTTCACCAACCATAGAATTACAACCAGAAGCCCTGGAAAAATATCTGGGCACCTACAGCAGCCCCGACCTTCCAATGAAGATCAATATCTACCGTGAAGATTTAACATTAATAGCCAAGGCGACAGGGCAGTCCCCCATACACCTCAATGCCGTAGGAGAGGATATCTTTAAAGAAGAACAACTCATGTTAAAACTCACCTTCTTCCCGGCTGAAGATAAGATGCTGTTGGAACAGGGAGGGCAAAAGGCGGAGTTGAGAAGGGAGTGA
- a CDS encoding sensor histidine kinase, protein MIYKNYRRFLLIRLVILFGLLTVLAFSISYSNTYIAAGATILSLYFMYNLYRFTTRRFLEMDDFFESVRYRDFSRWFVEDKGPQDIRKLHVGFNEVNRTIREINSEKDAQYVYLQKILEMVDIGIFAYNINTGRVLWSNESFLRTIDSPSFKNISFVKSRKPLLYNDVFEVNHSGNSSTILDVKSEKLKVLISETTFRVQEDSFRLLVLHNIEETLNQNESEAWKKLLSVMTHEIMNSIAPISSLADTLQTQIKAAANDPETNLLELDDLDAGIASIKKRSEGLMKFAKTYRSLNKVTHLNLEKVKVADLFKNLHNLMQPGLKVKDVHLEFKVENTDLEINIDAYLIEQVLINLLLNAIDAVKNVEQGRIMVSAKQNVNGNAIIRVQDNGKGIPSEIIDSIFIPFFTTKKNGSGIGLSLSKEIMMLHKGKIQVNSEAEKGTIVSLSF, encoded by the coding sequence ATGATCTATAAAAACTACAGGCGTTTTTTATTAATAAGGCTGGTTATCCTATTTGGATTACTAACCGTTCTTGCCTTTTCCATAAGCTATAGCAACACTTATATTGCTGCAGGCGCCACTATACTTTCGCTTTATTTTATGTACAATCTGTACCGGTTTACCACCCGGCGTTTCCTTGAAATGGATGATTTTTTTGAATCTGTGCGATACAGAGATTTTTCCAGATGGTTCGTGGAAGATAAGGGACCACAGGATATAAGGAAATTACATGTGGGTTTTAACGAGGTAAACAGGACGATTCGGGAGATAAACAGTGAAAAAGATGCCCAGTATGTATACCTTCAAAAGATTTTGGAAATGGTTGATATTGGGATCTTTGCGTACAACATTAATACCGGCAGGGTTCTTTGGTCCAATGAATCCTTTCTTCGTACTATAGATTCCCCTTCCTTTAAAAATATCAGCTTTGTAAAAAGCCGGAAGCCGCTGCTTTATAATGATGTTTTTGAAGTTAATCACAGCGGTAATTCCTCCACAATCCTGGACGTAAAAAGCGAGAAGTTAAAGGTGTTAATTTCTGAAACCACTTTCAGGGTGCAGGAAGATTCCTTTCGCCTCCTGGTTTTGCACAATATCGAAGAAACCCTTAATCAAAACGAAAGCGAGGCCTGGAAGAAATTATTAAGCGTAATGACCCATGAGATTATGAATTCTATTGCGCCTATATCTTCCCTGGCAGATACCCTGCAAACTCAAATCAAAGCTGCAGCCAATGATCCTGAAACCAACCTCCTCGAACTGGACGATCTGGATGCGGGGATTGCCAGCATCAAAAAACGCAGCGAGGGATTAATGAAATTTGCAAAAACCTATAGAAGCCTTAATAAGGTAACTCATCTTAATCTCGAAAAGGTAAAGGTAGCCGATCTTTTTAAAAATCTTCACAACCTGATGCAGCCTGGCCTGAAAGTAAAGGATGTGCATCTTGAGTTTAAAGTGGAGAATACCGACCTGGAAATAAATATCGATGCTTACTTAATAGAACAGGTATTGATCAACTTGTTGCTGAATGCCATAGACGCGGTTAAAAACGTGGAGCAAGGCAGGATCATGGTTTCAGCAAAACAGAATGTCAACGGGAATGCCATTATACGGGTGCAGGACAATGGGAAAGGTATCCCTTCAGAAATTATAGACAGTATCTTCATCCCTTTCTTTACCACAAAAAAGAACGGTAGCGGCATAGGCCTTAGCCTTAGCAAGGAAATTATGATGCTTCACAAAGGGAAAATACAGGTAAACAGTGAGGCTGAAAAAGGTACTATAGTAAGTCTGAGTTTTTAA
- a CDS encoding sigma-54-dependent transcriptional regulator, giving the protein MQLKDAKILVIDDDEDVLTALRLLLKSLVKEVVIEKRPHNIVSLVQNNNFDIIILDMNFNGLVNTGNEGIFWLNKIKETNPAVDVILITAYGDIDLAIRSLKEGAADFLVKPWKNDKLVSCLEDLMGRKKKKRTERQQPFVAGNKLLGESEVMQEVFFKLKKVAPTEANILILGENGTGKDLIAKALHDNSHRKNKPFVKVDVGALTSSLFESELFGYKKGAFTDAREDRRGRFEAASGGTLFLDEIGNISIQQQARLLTVLQNRQITPLGSNESIPVDIRLICATNLEISQLADENKFRRDLIYRINTVDITVPPLRARGSDITLLARHFVEVYAEKYSKGPFTLDKSFILKMKAHSFPGNVRELQYVIERAVIMTEDDMLTEKDLVFSAIEKPADTFAFNDMKLDTIEKKAILTVIEKNNGNISKSARELGITRTALYRRLEKYDL; this is encoded by the coding sequence ATGCAATTAAAAGATGCGAAAATACTGGTCATTGATGATGATGAGGATGTCCTCACAGCCCTGCGTTTACTTTTAAAATCGCTGGTAAAAGAGGTTGTAATAGAAAAAAGGCCTCATAATATTGTTTCCCTGGTCCAAAATAACAATTTTGATATTATTATCCTGGACATGAATTTTAATGGGCTGGTTAATACCGGGAACGAAGGGATCTTCTGGCTGAATAAAATAAAGGAAACCAATCCTGCTGTAGATGTGATCCTTATTACCGCCTATGGGGATATAGATCTCGCCATCCGTTCGCTCAAAGAAGGTGCTGCAGACTTTCTTGTAAAACCCTGGAAGAACGACAAGCTTGTGAGTTGCCTGGAGGATCTAATGGGCAGGAAAAAGAAAAAACGAACGGAAAGACAACAACCTTTTGTAGCAGGAAATAAGTTGCTGGGAGAAAGCGAGGTGATGCAGGAGGTCTTTTTTAAGCTGAAAAAAGTAGCACCTACTGAAGCTAATATTTTGATCCTAGGTGAAAACGGCACAGGAAAAGATCTTATTGCAAAAGCCCTTCACGATAATTCTCACAGAAAAAATAAGCCCTTTGTAAAGGTAGATGTGGGTGCCCTCACCTCCAGCTTATTTGAAAGTGAACTCTTTGGTTATAAAAAAGGAGCGTTCACAGATGCCCGGGAAGATAGAAGGGGACGTTTTGAGGCTGCCAGTGGAGGAACCCTGTTCCTTGATGAAATTGGGAATATTAGCATTCAACAACAAGCCAGACTTCTCACAGTATTGCAAAACCGGCAGATAACCCCATTGGGATCCAATGAATCCATACCTGTAGACATTAGGTTGATTTGTGCGACAAACCTGGAGATCTCCCAGCTGGCAGACGAGAATAAATTTCGCAGAGATCTTATATATCGAATAAATACCGTAGACATCACCGTTCCTCCATTAAGGGCAAGGGGATCAGATATCACATTACTAGCCAGGCATTTCGTGGAGGTATATGCTGAAAAATATTCAAAAGGGCCTTTTACCCTTGACAAAAGTTTCATTTTAAAAATGAAAGCACATTCCTTTCCAGGAAATGTGAGGGAACTGCAATATGTGATTGAACGGGCGGTTATTATGACTGAAGATGATATGCTAACAGAGAAGGACCTTGTCTTTTCAGCCATTGAAAAACCTGCAGACACCTTTGCGTTCAACGATATGAAACTGGACACGATTGAAAAAAAGGCTATTCTCACTGTTATTGAAAAAAATAATGGGAACATATCCAAATCGGCCAGGGAATTAGGGATAACCCGCACGGCCCTTTATCGCAGGCTGGAAAAGTATGATCTATAA
- a CDS encoding ABC transporter permease, which produces MIRNYIKIALRNILRYKASSMINVSGLAIGLCSVILIALFIQDELQYDQFFEDSAQIFRVNVEGKMGENEFYAGYTPPPAGAKLVNNFPEIESYTRIFRPGVNVLQNSDDQEKQFNEDNIFAVDANFLELLSYPLAKGDPKTCLAETNSIVITPQVAKKYFGEADPMGKILLYGEDKSPMKVTGVLHDLEDLPASVKFDILVPVENFGVVNYFNWSWVWLNMVTYVKVTEQAAANPGLVQHLESQFSEMLRVQAADAFKRIGQPYEEFLEKGNKWDFHMQPLADIHLHSGDIVSSITEHNNIKNLYIFGIIALFIIILACVNFMNLATAQSSRRTKEIGIRKVLGSARSQLIRQFLTEAALFSFIATMLAVLLTILFLPVFNEIAGKSIGLQNLIAPEIWMLILGLALVTAVLAGVYPAFYLTSFAPVNILKGGIGKNFKSRFIRNELVVFQFIIAIALIISTIIVYTQLDYANSRDLGYDRENIIILNNTEKLGAAEEAFRQEIAALPQIKSTTISSNVFTKGAFGDFYVPETNEPGETVSQDLALSSYLVDDRFIETLDLKLKEGRGFERRFNDSLSVVINETAARQIGWENPLGKTIRYPGGQQESYTVVGVLKDFNVQSLHTPIEPFALFSKSSQSYTSPTSYITVKLNPGNPQRTIQAIEAKWQEFQANVPFEYSFLDEDLAAAYVTDRRLAKLFGIFTSLAIFVACLGLFGLVAFTAQQRTKEIGIRKVVGAGVTDIVRLLSVDFIKLVCIAVIIASPLAWYGMSRWLQDFAYRIDIAWWMFALAGSFALMIALLTVSFQAVKAAVANPVKSLRTE; this is translated from the coding sequence ATGATAAGGAATTACATCAAAATAGCGCTAAGAAACATCCTAAGGTATAAAGCCAGCAGCATGATCAATGTTTCCGGCCTGGCGATTGGTCTTTGCAGTGTGATCCTTATTGCTCTTTTCATTCAGGATGAACTGCAGTATGACCAATTCTTTGAAGATTCGGCGCAAATCTTCAGAGTTAATGTTGAAGGTAAGATGGGTGAAAATGAGTTCTACGCAGGCTATACTCCGCCTCCTGCCGGTGCTAAGCTTGTAAATAATTTTCCGGAAATAGAGAGTTATACCCGAATCTTCAGGCCGGGTGTGAATGTGCTTCAAAACAGTGATGACCAAGAGAAGCAATTCAATGAGGATAACATTTTCGCGGTAGATGCCAACTTCCTGGAACTATTAAGTTATCCGCTGGCCAAGGGAGATCCTAAAACCTGCCTTGCCGAAACGAATAGTATTGTTATTACGCCACAGGTGGCAAAGAAATATTTTGGAGAAGCAGATCCTATGGGAAAGATCCTGTTGTACGGAGAAGATAAAAGCCCGATGAAAGTGACCGGCGTGTTACATGATCTTGAGGATCTTCCTGCTTCTGTAAAGTTTGATATTTTAGTGCCGGTTGAAAACTTTGGGGTCGTAAATTATTTTAACTGGAGCTGGGTTTGGCTCAATATGGTAACCTATGTTAAGGTAACTGAGCAGGCAGCTGCAAATCCGGGATTAGTTCAACACCTGGAATCTCAATTCTCCGAGATGCTGCGCGTGCAGGCGGCAGATGCTTTTAAAAGGATAGGCCAGCCATATGAAGAATTCCTGGAGAAGGGTAATAAGTGGGATTTTCATATGCAGCCACTGGCAGATATCCACTTACATTCCGGGGACATTGTCTCTTCGATTACAGAGCATAACAATATCAAAAACCTGTATATTTTCGGGATCATCGCGCTCTTCATTATAATCCTGGCCTGTGTAAACTTTATGAACCTGGCCACAGCTCAGTCATCCAGGCGCACCAAAGAGATTGGGATAAGAAAAGTATTGGGATCTGCAAGGTCACAGTTAATAAGACAATTTCTTACTGAGGCAGCGCTCTTCAGCTTTATAGCGACTATGTTAGCAGTGTTACTTACTATTTTATTTCTGCCCGTCTTTAATGAAATAGCCGGGAAAAGCATTGGGCTGCAAAATCTAATCGCGCCTGAAATCTGGATGCTCATCCTTGGTTTGGCTCTTGTTACCGCTGTCCTGGCGGGAGTGTATCCGGCTTTTTATCTCACCTCATTTGCACCGGTTAATATTTTAAAAGGCGGTATCGGTAAAAACTTTAAAAGCAGGTTCATCAGGAATGAGTTAGTGGTATTTCAATTCATCATCGCAATCGCTCTCATAATTTCCACTATAATAGTTTACACCCAGCTTGATTATGCCAACAGCCGCGATCTTGGATATGACAGGGAGAATATTATTATTTTAAACAATACTGAAAAGTTAGGTGCTGCAGAGGAAGCCTTTCGCCAGGAGATTGCCGCCCTCCCGCAAATTAAGAGCACTACGATCTCATCAAATGTATTCACTAAAGGTGCTTTTGGAGATTTTTATGTGCCTGAAACCAATGAGCCCGGGGAAACTGTCTCACAGGATCTTGCCCTTAGCTCTTACCTTGTAGATGACCGATTTATAGAAACGCTTGACCTGAAGCTGAAAGAAGGTCGTGGTTTTGAGCGCAGGTTCAACGATTCACTTTCTGTAGTAATAAATGAAACCGCGGCTAGGCAAATTGGCTGGGAAAATCCTCTGGGTAAAACCATAAGATATCCGGGAGGGCAGCAGGAATCCTATACCGTCGTGGGAGTCCTAAAGGATTTCAATGTGCAATCCCTGCATACCCCCATTGAACCTTTTGCCTTGTTCTCAAAAAGCTCACAAAGCTATACTTCCCCAACTTCCTACATAACAGTAAAACTGAACCCGGGAAATCCCCAAAGAACCATCCAGGCCATAGAAGCGAAATGGCAGGAATTCCAGGCGAATGTTCCGTTCGAATATTCTTTTCTGGACGAAGATCTTGCAGCCGCCTATGTAACCGACCGGCGCCTGGCGAAACTCTTTGGGATATTTACCTCCCTGGCCATTTTTGTTGCCTGTTTGGGTTTATTTGGCCTTGTGGCTTTTACAGCACAACAGCGCACAAAGGAAATTGGAATACGAAAAGTAGTAGGAGCTGGGGTAACAGATATTGTGCGCCTGCTTTCCGTGGATTTCATAAAATTGGTTTGTATTGCTGTGATCATCGCCTCACCTCTGGCCTGGTATGGAATGAGCCGGTGGCTTCAGGATTTCGCTTATAGAATTGATATTGCATGGTGGATGTTTGCCCTTGCAGGTTCCTTTGCCCTTATGATAGCGCTTCTCACAGTGAGTTTCCAGGCAGTTAAAGCGGCAGTGGCAAACCCGGTAAAAAGTTTAAGAACAGAGTAA
- a CDS encoding ABC transporter permease — MIKNYLKMAWRTILKNRVYSFINVLGLTIGIWACMSMATVVIDDLSYDTKWKNADDLYRIVTVKTTGSQEQKRMAASFAGLNPVLMNDFPQVEAVSKFNTHPIHFKFSNSETEKVEVNLLNADTTVWKMLDFKIIAGDPKNFIHDKKNLIITRNLKDRFFPYEDPVGKIISDVPSFKAEPDSYVITGVIENIPSNTHLRAEAILVQKGRLEVLNKEQFGTFSQNYVQLKQGTDPDKFAQQLSNWYADFVGSKNADSFEFQPITDIYLHSEFAEYQDVKGSLNNIFILTGVALLLLIIACVNFINLSTARAIKRMQEIGMRKILGANRRQLIFQFLTEAVLFFLISTFIASLIYLGTIPLIEKFLGHALEQTFVSGLYLFGITVLILLLISLLAGGYPALIMSGYNPAKTIKGNFYTGNLSSQNTVRKSLVVLQFSISIIVLIALLVVQQQVTFLKTMDIGFNKDALLSIGSVSWDGKGDAFKNEVLKNPNIEKVSFSTWLPTRGAGYMSKRISDPAAPDKSFEVFFINADLDFAETLGLTLQKGRFLNEKYPSDIKTGNPTGIISFDEEEKAGSRASIFTVHTAGILQANNLNQDIADVKAIPVGIVEDFNTESLKVNLKPTIITAESPLPYSGMLIRTRPGAEQQVIEQLQRTWQEFYPDKLLEVNRVDEQIAAQYEAESKLQQLFAFFSGLSMFLAAMGIFGLIVQITQQHVKEIGIRKVLGASINSIVMLYSKSFFKIVVVAILIASPIAWYAMQNYLEDFAYRIALEWWMFALAGFMAIFIALVTVSLQAVKAAVVNPVKSLRTE, encoded by the coding sequence ATGATTAAAAACTATTTAAAAATGGCCTGGCGCACAATCCTTAAGAACAGGGTTTATTCCTTTATTAATGTTCTTGGCCTCACCATAGGGATATGGGCTTGTATGAGTATGGCGACAGTTGTGATCGACGATCTTTCTTATGACACCAAGTGGAAAAATGCAGATGACCTTTACAGGATTGTTACGGTCAAAACTACCGGCAGCCAGGAACAAAAAAGGATGGCAGCTTCTTTTGCAGGACTTAACCCGGTTTTAATGAATGATTTCCCTCAAGTGGAAGCAGTTTCAAAATTCAACACACATCCCATTCATTTTAAATTTTCCAATTCAGAAACAGAAAAGGTTGAAGTGAACCTTTTAAATGCAGATACTACAGTCTGGAAAATGCTGGATTTTAAAATAATTGCAGGTGATCCCAAAAACTTCATTCATGATAAAAAGAACCTGATCATTACCAGAAATCTTAAAGACCGATTTTTTCCATATGAAGATCCTGTTGGAAAAATTATTTCTGATGTTCCATCTTTTAAAGCAGAACCAGATTCCTATGTAATTACAGGAGTGATCGAAAATATTCCTTCCAATACACATTTGCGGGCAGAAGCGATCCTGGTTCAAAAAGGGAGGTTGGAAGTTCTTAATAAGGAGCAATTTGGAACCTTCAGTCAAAACTATGTTCAGTTAAAGCAAGGAACAGATCCAGATAAATTTGCTCAACAACTAAGTAACTGGTATGCCGATTTTGTTGGATCAAAAAATGCCGATTCCTTCGAGTTTCAGCCTATTACTGATATTTATTTACATTCAGAATTTGCCGAATACCAGGATGTAAAGGGAAGTTTAAATAACATATTTATCCTTACAGGGGTAGCCCTGCTTCTTCTAATAATTGCCTGCGTGAATTTCATTAACCTTAGTACTGCAAGAGCAATAAAACGAATGCAGGAAATAGGGATGAGAAAGATCCTGGGGGCCAATCGCCGGCAACTTATATTTCAGTTTCTTACAGAAGCTGTGCTGTTCTTTTTGATCTCAACATTTATAGCCAGTTTAATATATTTGGGAACTATTCCCCTTATTGAAAAATTTCTGGGACATGCCCTGGAGCAGACTTTCGTTTCCGGATTGTATCTTTTTGGGATTACGGTTTTAATTCTTCTTTTAATAAGTCTCTTAGCCGGTGGCTATCCTGCGCTTATAATGTCGGGCTATAATCCTGCCAAAACCATAAAAGGTAATTTCTATACAGGAAATTTAAGCAGTCAAAATACGGTGCGCAAAAGCCTCGTGGTGCTTCAGTTCTCAATTTCCATCATTGTCCTTATCGCCCTCCTTGTGGTACAGCAGCAGGTTACCTTCTTGAAAACCATGGACATTGGGTTCAATAAGGATGCGCTATTAAGCATAGGCTCTGTGAGCTGGGACGGGAAAGGGGATGCCTTTAAAAATGAGGTATTGAAGAATCCCAATATTGAAAAAGTTAGTTTTTCCACCTGGTTACCCACCAGAGGAGCCGGTTATATGTCTAAGCGTATCTCTGATCCCGCAGCTCCAGATAAAAGTTTTGAAGTTTTCTTTATCAATGCCGATCTTGATTTCGCCGAGACTCTGGGCCTTACCTTGCAGAAGGGGCGCTTTTTGAATGAAAAATATCCTTCAGATATAAAGACGGGAAACCCAACGGGTATCATAAGCTTTGACGAGGAAGAAAAAGCCGGGAGTCGTGCCTCCATTTTTACTGTACACACTGCAGGAATTCTTCAAGCCAACAATTTAAATCAGGATATTGCAGATGTTAAAGCGATTCCTGTTGGGATTGTGGAAGATTTCAATACAGAATCGCTCAAAGTCAATCTTAAACCTACTATCATAACTGCAGAAAGTCCGCTTCCTTATTCCGGTATGCTTATAAGGACAAGGCCTGGTGCAGAGCAGCAGGTTATAGAACAGCTGCAAAGAACCTGGCAAGAATTTTATCCTGATAAGCTCCTCGAGGTAAACCGGGTAGATGAACAGATTGCAGCGCAGTATGAAGCTGAAAGCAAGTTACAGCAATTGTTTGCATTCTTCAGCGGACTTAGCATGTTCCTGGCAGCGATGGGAATTTTTGGATTAATTGTCCAGATAACGCAACAGCACGTAAAGGAGATTGGCATAAGAAAGGTTTTAGGAGCTTCGATCAACTCTATTGTGATGCTCTATTCCAAATCCTTTTTCAAAATAGTAGTAGTCGCAATACTCATCGCATCCCCTATTGCGTGGTATGCGATGCAAAATTACCTGGAAGATTTCGCATATCGAATAGCTCTGGAGTGGTGGATGTTTGCACTCGCAGGTTTTATGGCCATATTCATCGCTCTGGTAACGGTAAGTTTACAGGCGGTTAAAGCCGCAGTTGTGAACCCGGTAAAAAGTTTAAGAACGGAATAA